A genome region from Variovorax paradoxus includes the following:
- a CDS encoding dihydrodipicolinate synthase family protein, with amino-acid sequence MSNPRWQGIFPAVTTKFNADESIDAEGTARHIDFQIRNGIHGLVTCGSLGEASTLTLEEKLQVAKIALDAADGRIPVLANVSETSTREALRYVDGANKLGVAGFMVMPSVIYVADAREAMLNVRTIANAAQKPIMVYNNPVAYRVDLKPQHMVELADCEWIAAIKESTDDIRRITDLRNTVGDRYQLFLGVDDLAYEGLALGCDGLLAGVGCAFPRETVALYDLMKAGRFAEALKLYQWMTPMLHLDVSTKLVQNLKLIDVLVGVGTEHMRRPRLPLVGAEREAIEAIVKKALATRPAQYRSVM; translated from the coding sequence GTGAGCAATCCCCGCTGGCAAGGCATCTTTCCCGCCGTTACCACCAAGTTCAACGCCGATGAAAGCATCGATGCCGAGGGCACGGCCCGGCACATCGACTTCCAGATCCGCAACGGCATCCACGGCCTCGTCACCTGCGGTTCGCTGGGCGAAGCCAGCACGCTCACGCTCGAAGAGAAGCTGCAGGTCGCGAAGATCGCGCTGGACGCCGCCGACGGCCGCATCCCGGTGCTCGCCAACGTGTCGGAAACCAGCACGCGGGAAGCGCTGCGCTACGTGGACGGGGCCAACAAGCTCGGCGTGGCCGGCTTCATGGTGATGCCCTCGGTGATCTACGTGGCCGACGCGCGCGAGGCCATGCTCAACGTGCGCACCATCGCCAACGCGGCGCAGAAACCCATCATGGTCTACAACAACCCGGTGGCCTACCGCGTCGACCTGAAGCCGCAACACATGGTGGAGCTGGCCGATTGCGAGTGGATCGCCGCCATCAAGGAAAGCACCGACGACATCCGCCGCATCACCGACCTGCGCAACACCGTGGGCGACCGCTACCAGCTGTTCCTGGGCGTGGACGACCTGGCCTACGAAGGCCTCGCGCTGGGCTGCGACGGCCTTCTGGCCGGCGTGGGCTGCGCGTTCCCGCGCGAGACGGTGGCGCTGTACGACCTGATGAAGGCCGGCAGGTTCGCCGAGGCGCTCAAGCTCTACCAGTGGATGACGCCGATGCTGCACCTGGACGTGTCGACCAAGCTGGTGCAGAACCTCAAGCTCATCGACGTGCTGGTCGGCGTGGGCACGGAGCACATGCGCCGCCCGCGCCTGCCGCTCGTCGGCGCGGAGCGAGAGGCCATCGAAGCCATCGTGAAGAAGGCGCTGGCCACGCGGCCCGCGCAGTACCGGTCGGTCATGTAG
- a CDS encoding glycine zipper 2TM domain-containing protein — translation MDSSLPSNPPVSKSPKALWAVIGALAVAVVALGGVLISRQAPGTNASTPPPAVAAALPVAPAAPDDFKPEAMPAAPAAPPTGAGPAPQAMAAAPMPAPAPAPLPAQPVPPGPAAGVNAPVVEAAPAAPPCAVCGRVESVRPVQKRLQSTSGVGAVAGGVVGGLVGNQFGHGNGRAATTVLGAVGGGFAGNEIEKHVRTVTVYEVAVRMDNGTVRTVETKSAPPIGKPVTLRRGVLRPADGRK, via the coding sequence ATGGACTCGTCTTTGCCATCCAACCCGCCTGTGAGCAAGTCGCCGAAGGCCCTGTGGGCCGTGATCGGCGCACTGGCCGTGGCCGTCGTGGCGCTCGGTGGCGTGCTCATCAGCCGCCAGGCCCCCGGCACGAACGCGAGCACGCCACCGCCGGCGGTGGCCGCTGCCTTGCCCGTTGCACCCGCCGCACCCGACGATTTCAAGCCCGAGGCCATGCCGGCGGCGCCCGCCGCGCCACCCACGGGCGCGGGGCCCGCGCCGCAAGCCATGGCTGCCGCGCCCATGCCTGCCCCCGCACCCGCACCGCTGCCCGCCCAGCCCGTGCCGCCAGGACCGGCGGCAGGCGTGAACGCGCCGGTGGTGGAGGCAGCACCCGCTGCGCCGCCCTGTGCGGTCTGCGGGCGGGTCGAATCGGTTCGCCCCGTCCAGAAGCGCCTGCAGAGCACCTCGGGCGTGGGCGCCGTGGCCGGCGGCGTGGTAGGCGGCCTCGTCGGCAATCAGTTCGGGCACGGCAACGGCCGGGCCGCAACCACGGTGCTGGGCGCGGTGGGCGGCGGCTTCGCCGGCAATGAGATCGAGAAGCACGTGCGCACGGTCACGGTCTACGAGGTGGCGGTGCGCATGGACAACGGCACGGTGCGCACCGTCGAGACCAAGTCGGCGCCGCCCATCGGCAAGCCGGTCACGCTCCGGCGCGGCGTGCTGCGCCCGGCCGACGGCCGCAAGTAG
- a CDS encoding tripartite tricarboxylate transporter substrate-binding protein has translation MKAATQMPSTPFTRRSIAALAAAAAALCAMAPVHAQQRVIHIVVPFGTGAVQDTVARAFNNELGAALNASAIVENRAGAGGTVGAALVARAPADGNTLVLAAASHNIAGFLYSKLSYDPLKDFVGVANVGNAGYVLAVASGMGVSTTADFIKEVKANPGKYNYASAGNGSATHLAMASFLAKAGLQMTHIPTKSTGEAVNEVLAGRVQAVISSSIGVIGFQDDARMKLLASTGQSRSPFLPKLPTVAESGLPGYAFDSWIGLLAPAGTPKAEVDRINAAANKVLADPAIQERFKRLGVEPRSQSAEEFLKLLRSDWDAMGVVVKASGAKID, from the coding sequence ATGAAAGCGGCCACCCAGATGCCTTCGACCCCGTTCACCCGACGTTCCATCGCCGCCCTGGCGGCCGCCGCCGCGGCGCTGTGCGCCATGGCCCCGGTGCATGCGCAGCAGCGCGTGATTCACATCGTCGTGCCCTTCGGCACCGGCGCGGTGCAGGACACCGTGGCGCGCGCGTTCAACAACGAACTCGGCGCGGCCCTCAACGCCAGCGCCATCGTCGAGAACCGCGCGGGTGCGGGCGGCACGGTGGGCGCGGCCCTCGTGGCGCGCGCGCCGGCCGACGGCAACACGCTGGTGCTGGCGGCCGCGAGCCACAACATCGCGGGCTTCCTGTACAGCAAGCTGAGCTACGACCCGTTGAAGGACTTCGTCGGCGTGGCCAACGTCGGCAATGCGGGCTACGTGCTGGCGGTGGCCAGCGGCATGGGCGTGTCGACCACGGCCGACTTCATCAAGGAGGTCAAGGCCAACCCCGGCAAGTACAACTACGCATCGGCCGGCAACGGCAGCGCCACGCACCTCGCGATGGCCTCGTTCCTGGCCAAGGCCGGGCTGCAGATGACGCACATCCCTACCAAGTCGACCGGCGAGGCCGTCAACGAGGTGCTCGCAGGCCGGGTGCAGGCGGTGATCTCGTCGAGCATCGGCGTGATCGGCTTCCAGGACGACGCGCGCATGAAGCTGCTGGCCTCCACCGGCCAGTCGCGCAGCCCCTTCCTGCCCAAGCTGCCGACCGTGGCCGAAAGCGGCCTGCCGGGCTATGCCTTCGATTCGTGGATCGGCCTGCTCGCGCCGGCCGGCACGCCGAAGGCGGAGGTCGATCGCATCAACGCCGCGGCCAACAAGGTGCTGGCCGATCCGGCGATCCAGGAACGCTTCAAGCGCCTGGGCGTGGAGCCGCGCAGCCAGAGCGCGGAGGAGTTCCTGAAACTGCTGCGCTCGGACTGGGACGCGATGGGCGTGGTGGTGAAGGCGTCGGGCGCGAAGATCGATTGA
- a CDS encoding M20 aminoacylase family protein produces MNIADSFLANAARFVEIRRDIHAHPELGFEEHRTSEKVATLLAEWGIEVHRGIAGTGLVGVLRKGTGSRTIGLRADMDALPLHEANEFAHKSTNPGRMHACGHDGHTTMLLAAAWHLSQQGPDYFDGTVHFIFQPAEEMGKAGAKKMIDEGLFERFPCDAVFGLHNFPVGDVGRFALNEGALMASSNTYRITVRGRGTHASMPHTGIDPVAAVVTLAQQLQTIVARTIPSTERALLAVTQLQGSDAPNVIPDVATVGGTIRTFSIEAIDKIEARLREVAAGVAAAHGCTAEVFFNRSSPPTVNHAAEARFAAGVMREVVGDDMVTFDFPAVMGAEDFAHMLLARPGCYAFLGNGDGDHRLDGHGPGPCVIHNTSFDFNDEIIPIGASYFVKLVQRWLPSGT; encoded by the coding sequence ATGAACATCGCCGACTCCTTCCTTGCCAATGCCGCGCGCTTCGTCGAGATCCGCCGCGACATCCACGCCCACCCCGAACTGGGCTTCGAAGAACACCGCACCTCCGAGAAGGTCGCGACGCTGCTGGCCGAATGGGGCATCGAGGTGCACCGCGGCATCGCGGGCACCGGCCTGGTCGGCGTGCTGCGCAAGGGCACCGGCAGCCGCACCATCGGCCTGCGCGCCGACATGGACGCGCTGCCGCTGCACGAGGCCAACGAGTTCGCCCACAAGTCGACGAACCCCGGCCGCATGCACGCCTGCGGCCACGACGGCCACACCACCATGCTGCTGGCCGCCGCCTGGCACCTGTCGCAACAGGGCCCGGACTACTTCGACGGCACGGTGCACTTCATCTTCCAGCCGGCCGAGGAGATGGGCAAGGCCGGCGCGAAGAAGATGATCGACGAGGGCCTGTTCGAGCGCTTCCCGTGCGACGCCGTCTTCGGGCTGCACAACTTCCCGGTCGGCGACGTGGGCCGCTTCGCGCTCAACGAAGGCGCGCTGATGGCCTCGAGCAACACCTACAGGATCACCGTGCGCGGGCGCGGCACGCACGCATCGATGCCGCACACGGGCATCGACCCGGTGGCGGCGGTGGTCACGCTGGCGCAGCAGCTGCAGACCATCGTGGCGCGCACCATCCCGAGCACCGAGCGTGCGCTGCTCGCGGTCACGCAGCTGCAGGGCTCCGACGCGCCCAACGTCATTCCCGACGTGGCCACGGTGGGCGGCACCATCCGCACCTTCTCGATCGAGGCCATCGACAAGATCGAGGCCCGCCTGCGCGAAGTGGCCGCGGGCGTGGCGGCGGCGCACGGCTGCACCGCCGAGGTGTTCTTCAACCGTTCCTCACCGCCGACCGTGAACCATGCAGCGGAGGCGCGCTTCGCCGCCGGTGTGATGCGCGAGGTGGTGGGCGACGACATGGTCACCTTCGACTTCCCCGCCGTGATGGGCGCCGAAGACTTCGCCCACATGCTGCTCGCGCGGCCCGGCTGCTACGCCTTCCTGGGCAATGGCGACGGCGACCACCGGCTCGATGGCCACGGGCCCGGCCCTTGCGTCATCCACAACACCTCGTTCGACTTCAACGACGAGATCATCCCGATCGGTGCCAGCTACTTCGTGAAGCTGGTGCAGCGCTGGCTGCCGTCGGGCACCTGA
- a CDS encoding pirin family protein, translated as MTAAVATQARAIVHRTRGSRHGGITRLVSPGDLGEYLKPFVFLDLFGFDTTGGHKGFGLHPHSGIATLTYLMEGDTLYDDTTGERGTLRGGGVEWMRAGNGVWHTGAPAPGVQRVSGFQLWVALPASEENAPAQSMYLAPSQVPQDGPARVLLGRHGAAQSAIAAPAPMNYLAVELKDGERWRYMPPAGHTVGWLAVSAGALEAGDDSGGPVGAGELAVFEESGEAINLVAQGDTRFVLGSAVPHPHELVMGHYSVHTSRAALDQGEAEIRRIGAKLRQEGRLG; from the coding sequence ATGACCGCCGCTGTCGCAACGCAGGCCCGCGCCATCGTCCACCGCACGCGCGGTTCGCGGCACGGCGGCATCACGCGGCTCGTGAGCCCCGGCGACCTGGGCGAATACCTGAAGCCGTTCGTGTTCCTCGACCTGTTCGGCTTCGACACCACGGGCGGCCACAAGGGCTTCGGGTTGCATCCGCACTCGGGCATCGCGACGCTCACCTACCTGATGGAAGGCGACACGCTCTATGACGACACCACCGGCGAGCGCGGCACGCTGCGCGGCGGCGGCGTCGAATGGATGCGCGCGGGCAACGGCGTGTGGCACACCGGCGCCCCCGCACCCGGCGTGCAGCGCGTGAGCGGCTTCCAGCTGTGGGTCGCGCTGCCCGCTTCGGAAGAGAACGCGCCGGCGCAGAGCATGTACCTCGCGCCCTCCCAGGTGCCGCAGGACGGACCGGCGCGCGTGCTGCTCGGGCGCCACGGCGCGGCGCAGAGCGCCATCGCCGCACCGGCGCCGATGAACTACCTCGCCGTCGAACTGAAGGATGGCGAGCGCTGGCGCTACATGCCGCCCGCGGGGCACACCGTGGGGTGGCTGGCGGTCAGCGCGGGCGCGCTCGAGGCGGGCGACGACAGCGGCGGCCCGGTCGGCGCGGGCGAACTCGCGGTGTTCGAGGAATCCGGCGAGGCGATCAACCTCGTGGCCCAGGGCGACACGCGCTTCGTGCTCGGCTCGGCCGTCCCGCACCCGCACGAGCTGGTGATGGGCCACTACTCGGTGCACACCAGCCGGGCCGCGCTGGACCAGGGCGAGGCCGAGATCCGGCGCATCGGCGCGAAGCTGAGGCAGGAAGGCCGGCTCGGGTAG
- a CDS encoding NADPH-dependent FMN reductase, with translation MTPQPRIGIILGSTREGRFGEKPAQWITDIASQRTDLAFELVDLRDHPLPFFDEAGAPAWGPVKNEAAQRWRAKLATFDGLIVVTPEYNHGPSAVLKNAIDWAYKEFVRKPVGFVGYGGVGAARAIEQLRLVAVEMQMAPVRHAVHIGMVEFLGIWQQGKRFEDFPHLAQAATAMLDDMAWWTRALKTAREAA, from the coding sequence ATGACCCCACAACCCCGCATCGGCATCATCCTCGGCTCGACCCGCGAAGGCCGCTTCGGCGAGAAGCCCGCGCAGTGGATCACCGACATTGCCAGCCAGCGCACCGACCTGGCCTTCGAGCTGGTCGACCTGCGCGACCATCCGCTGCCCTTCTTCGACGAAGCCGGCGCGCCGGCCTGGGGCCCGGTGAAGAACGAGGCCGCGCAGCGCTGGCGGGCGAAGCTGGCCACCTTCGACGGGCTGATCGTCGTCACGCCCGAGTACAACCACGGCCCGAGCGCGGTGCTGAAGAACGCGATCGACTGGGCCTACAAGGAGTTCGTGCGCAAGCCGGTCGGCTTCGTCGGCTACGGCGGCGTGGGCGCTGCGCGCGCCATCGAGCAGCTGCGGCTGGTGGCCGTCGAGATGCAGATGGCGCCGGTGCGCCACGCGGTGCACATCGGCATGGTGGAGTTCCTGGGCATCTGGCAGCAGGGCAAGCGCTTCGAAGACTTCCCGCACCTCGCGCAGGCGGCCACCGCCATGCTCGACGACATGGCCTGGTGGACCCGGGCGCTGAAGACCGCCAGGGAGGCGGCATGA
- a CDS encoding LysR family transcriptional regulator codes for MLDLNDVAVFVQVVRCGSFAEAGRRLGVPPNTLSRRIQQLEAQLGTRLMQRSTRKLTLTGAGQDFHDRCAGAVDGLVAAGQALVAGGQAPSGLVRVAAPADFFDFFPMEWVSDFLAEHPLVKLDFVLSDAPADLIAEQIDVAFRGGPLRDSGYIGRRMATRSGGLLASPAYLARRGAPATLQELAAHDCVTPPHPGGRTTWRLTGPDGVEEEVQVGGRFTGNTAQALRKAALAGLGIVQLPPPIATRDEQEGLLVRVLPQYRYTGRGLSVVYPSRKHLPLAVSAFIELVVGKLGQMGLLLGAPDTGKA; via the coding sequence ATGCTCGATCTCAACGACGTCGCCGTATTCGTGCAGGTGGTGCGCTGCGGCAGCTTTGCCGAGGCCGGCCGCCGGCTCGGCGTGCCGCCCAACACGCTGAGCCGGCGCATCCAGCAGCTCGAGGCCCAGCTGGGCACCCGGCTGATGCAGCGCTCCACCCGCAAGCTCACGCTGACCGGCGCGGGCCAGGACTTCCACGACCGCTGCGCCGGCGCGGTCGACGGGCTGGTGGCGGCGGGCCAGGCCCTGGTGGCGGGCGGCCAAGCGCCGAGCGGGCTGGTGCGCGTGGCGGCGCCGGCGGACTTCTTCGATTTCTTTCCCATGGAATGGGTGTCGGACTTCCTGGCCGAACACCCGCTGGTGAAGCTGGACTTCGTGCTCAGCGACGCACCCGCCGACCTGATCGCCGAGCAGATCGACGTGGCCTTCCGCGGCGGCCCGCTGCGCGATTCGGGCTACATCGGACGGCGCATGGCCACCCGCAGCGGCGGGCTGCTGGCGAGCCCCGCCTACCTCGCGCGCCGCGGCGCACCTGCCACGCTGCAGGAACTCGCGGCCCACGATTGCGTGACGCCGCCGCACCCCGGCGGACGCACCACATGGCGGCTCACCGGACCCGACGGCGTCGAGGAAGAAGTGCAGGTCGGCGGCCGCTTCACCGGCAACACCGCGCAGGCGCTGCGCAAGGCGGCGCTGGCCGGGCTGGGCATCGTGCAGCTGCCGCCGCCGATCGCAACGCGCGACGAGCAGGAAGGCTTGCTGGTGCGGGTGCTGCCGCAGTACCGCTACACCGGACGCGGGCTGAGCGTGGTGTACCCGAGCCGCAAGCACCTGCCGCTGGCGGTGTCGGCCTTCATCGAGCTCGTGGTCGGCAAGCTGGGCCAGATGGGCCTGTTGCTCGGTGCGCCGGACACGGGGAAAGCCTGA
- a CDS encoding FKBP-type peptidyl-prolyl cis-trans isomerase yields MKIEKDTVVTIKYKVSDAQGKLIEASPEPMAYLHGGYENTLPKIEEALDGKEKGYQTVVSLSPEDAFGQRDETLVRSIPKTDFPPGVKVGGQLQGRLDDGREHVFTVMKIKGPVVLLDGNHPWAGKALKFSLQVTDVRAALPVEIEHRHVHGAHGHHH; encoded by the coding sequence ATGAAAATCGAAAAAGACACCGTCGTCACCATCAAGTACAAGGTCTCCGATGCCCAGGGCAAGCTCATCGAGGCGAGCCCCGAGCCGATGGCCTACCTGCATGGCGGGTACGAGAACACGCTGCCCAAGATCGAGGAAGCGCTCGACGGCAAGGAAAAGGGCTACCAGACCGTGGTGAGCCTCTCGCCCGAGGACGCCTTCGGCCAGCGCGACGAGACGCTGGTGCGCAGCATTCCCAAGACCGACTTCCCGCCGGGCGTGAAGGTGGGAGGCCAGCTGCAGGGCCGGCTCGACGACGGGCGCGAACATGTCTTCACCGTGATGAAGATCAAGGGCCCCGTGGTGCTGCTCGACGGCAACCACCCGTGGGCCGGCAAGGCGCTGAAGTTCAGCCTGCAGGTGACCGACGTGCGCGCCGCGCTGCCGGTGGAGATCGAGCACCGGCATGTGCATGGGGCGCACGGGCACCATCACTGA
- a CDS encoding DUF6216 family protein, producing the protein MDFATLPSLSSFLSIAAPSLICMAFVWVIWRTESLHVLMHRLWQLVHGKQEITDPEVRAFIDEQTSLISFRLFAGVKVNSLAQARQLIQWAKRNGVQMRALSMCGELFDVELRQIRQHKLPSRTLQGLRLAGVAIGMLLFIASTTALFRDQAFLTLKATQRTFAATATQAKALRSILPFGPEPLRIDDCSQPAALNAERTSFSENEVGILCGVLKDKDTAAFIKDSLKEQRWTCVLLIGFAIWLCWISFLAWATGYVAKHLAARRLDPSLPDSQLALDFGN; encoded by the coding sequence ATGGACTTCGCCACACTCCCCAGCCTTTCAAGCTTCCTGAGCATTGCGGCTCCTTCGCTGATCTGCATGGCCTTCGTTTGGGTCATCTGGCGAACGGAGTCGCTCCATGTGCTGATGCACCGGCTGTGGCAACTGGTTCATGGCAAGCAGGAAATCACCGATCCGGAAGTTCGCGCTTTCATCGATGAGCAGACCAGCCTGATTTCGTTTCGCCTGTTCGCCGGCGTAAAGGTCAACAGCCTGGCGCAGGCCAGACAGCTCATTCAATGGGCAAAACGCAACGGCGTGCAAATGAGGGCGCTAAGCATGTGCGGCGAACTCTTCGATGTGGAGCTTCGCCAGATCAGGCAGCACAAACTGCCGTCGCGCACACTCCAGGGCCTGAGGCTTGCCGGTGTCGCGATCGGAATGCTGCTCTTCATTGCCAGCACGACGGCTCTCTTTCGCGATCAGGCGTTCCTCACGCTCAAGGCGACGCAGCGGACATTCGCCGCCACCGCGACACAGGCCAAGGCACTTCGATCCATCCTTCCGTTCGGGCCCGAGCCGTTGCGCATCGATGACTGCTCGCAGCCGGCAGCCCTCAACGCGGAACGAACATCCTTCAGCGAGAACGAGGTGGGTATTCTTTGCGGCGTCCTCAAGGACAAAGACACCGCGGCCTTCATCAAGGATTCGCTGAAAGAACAGCGCTGGACCTGCGTGCTTCTGATCGGCTTCGCGATCTGGCTCTGCTGGATTTCCTTCCTTGCCTGGGCTACGGGATACGTGGCGAAGCACCTGGCCGCCCGCAGGCTGGATCCGTCGCTGCCAGACTCTCAGCTGGCGCTGGACTTCGGCAACTAG
- a CDS encoding CYTH and CHAD domain-containing protein — MEIEFKFCIPSERLKAVEAALKRGTVERTRLQARYFDTADLRLAADGMVLRLRKEGARWVQTVKATGDNALHRLEHNVDLGTAARAGAAPQIDPLRHQGTPVGDRLARLLAEGGGASLVERQSTDIVRLTRDVRVTGPGAAVVEMALDVGKVVAHAGTPEQRESPVCELELELKRGDVQGLVSLARRWSQQHGLWFSTVSKAERGARLLAAQETAEAVKAEPPRFATQHPDGRAVQQAVVAACLAQMLPNASEIAAGSTDEEQVHQLRIGIRRLRTALRELAPLDASSAHFLPADWEPPLVDAFRALGELRDREQVVKLAQPRLREAGGPEFDPLAGDAAGNNTPSPGDVVRAPAFQDVLVSLIGFTALPATDAADVTGDADGKTDDAGGPVDADDARRLLRKRLQRLHRQAVRDGERFESLDTESRHRVRKRLKRLRYLAEFVAPLFDGDGDNGKDAAERYLKALRPAQDALGDFNDEAVAMALYRDAAERDARAWFAVGWFAARHPAGAKACRKALGKIEDAPRFWKKRG, encoded by the coding sequence ATGGAAATCGAATTCAAGTTCTGCATCCCGTCCGAGCGACTGAAAGCCGTCGAGGCCGCCCTGAAGCGCGGCACCGTCGAGCGCACCCGCCTGCAGGCCCGCTACTTCGATACCGCCGACCTGCGACTGGCCGCCGACGGAATGGTGCTGCGGCTGCGCAAGGAAGGGGCGCGCTGGGTGCAGACCGTGAAGGCCACGGGCGACAACGCGCTGCACCGGCTCGAGCACAACGTCGACCTCGGCACGGCCGCCCGGGCCGGCGCGGCACCGCAGATCGATCCGCTGCGCCACCAGGGCACGCCGGTGGGCGACCGGCTTGCGAGGCTGCTGGCCGAGGGCGGCGGCGCTTCCCTGGTCGAGCGGCAATCGACCGACATCGTGCGGCTCACGCGCGACGTGCGCGTCACCGGGCCCGGCGCGGCGGTGGTCGAGATGGCGCTGGACGTGGGCAAGGTCGTCGCACACGCGGGCACGCCCGAGCAGCGCGAATCGCCCGTGTGCGAACTCGAGCTCGAGCTGAAGCGCGGCGACGTGCAGGGCCTGGTGTCGCTCGCGCGGCGCTGGTCGCAGCAGCACGGGCTGTGGTTCAGCACCGTCTCCAAGGCCGAGCGCGGCGCGCGGCTGCTGGCGGCGCAGGAAACCGCCGAGGCGGTGAAGGCCGAGCCGCCGCGCTTCGCCACGCAGCACCCCGACGGCCGCGCCGTCCAGCAGGCCGTGGTGGCGGCGTGCCTGGCGCAGATGCTGCCCAACGCGAGCGAGATCGCCGCCGGCAGCACCGACGAGGAGCAGGTCCACCAGCTGCGCATCGGCATCCGACGGCTGCGCACCGCGCTGCGGGAACTCGCACCGCTCGATGCGTCGTCGGCGCATTTCCTGCCTGCCGACTGGGAGCCGCCGCTGGTCGACGCCTTCCGCGCGCTGGGCGAACTGCGCGACCGCGAGCAGGTGGTGAAGCTGGCACAACCCCGGCTGCGCGAGGCCGGCGGGCCGGAGTTCGATCCGCTGGCGGGCGATGCGGCGGGCAACAACACCCCGTCGCCCGGCGACGTGGTGCGGGCACCGGCGTTCCAGGACGTGCTCGTGTCGCTGATCGGCTTCACTGCGCTACCCGCGACAGACGCGGCAGACGTGACAGGCGACGCGGACGGCAAGACCGATGATGCGGGCGGGCCCGTCGATGCGGACGATGCGCGCCGCCTGCTGCGCAAGCGCCTGCAGCGGCTGCACAGGCAGGCCGTGCGCGACGGCGAGCGCTTCGAGTCGCTCGACACCGAAAGCCGGCACCGCGTGCGCAAGCGGCTCAAGCGCCTGCGCTATCTCGCGGAGTTCGTGGCGCCGCTGTTCGATGGAGACGGCGACAACGGCAAGGACGCCGCCGAGCGCTACCTGAAGGCGCTGCGCCCCGCACAGGACGCGCTCGGCGATTTCAACGACGAAGCCGTGGCGATGGCGCTGTACCGCGACGCCGCCGAGCGCGACGCGCGGGCCTGGTTCGCGGTGGGATGGTTCGCCGCGCGGCATCCGGCGGGAGCGAAGGCGTGCCGGAAGGCCCTGGGAAAGATCGAGGACGCGCCGCGGTTCTGGAAGAAGCGCGGCTAG
- a CDS encoding VOC family protein has product MATKQIFVNLPVKDLDKTKAFFAALGYTFNPQFTDANAACMVVQKDSIHVMLLVEDFFKTFTTKAIADTGKSTEVLLCLSCESRAEVDDLVAKARAAGGTTPTEPKDYGFMYGHGFQDIDGHLWELVYMDPNAEMPKQ; this is encoded by the coding sequence ATGGCCACCAAGCAGATCTTCGTGAACCTCCCCGTCAAGGACCTCGACAAGACCAAGGCTTTCTTCGCCGCGCTGGGCTACACGTTCAACCCGCAGTTCACCGACGCCAACGCCGCCTGCATGGTGGTGCAGAAGGACAGCATCCACGTCATGCTGCTGGTGGAGGACTTCTTCAAGACCTTCACCACCAAGGCCATCGCCGACACCGGCAAGAGCACCGAGGTGCTGCTGTGCCTCTCGTGCGAGAGCCGCGCCGAGGTCGACGACCTCGTGGCCAAGGCCAGGGCCGCCGGCGGCACCACGCCGACCGAGCCGAAGGACTACGGCTTCATGTACGGGCACGGCTTCCAGGACATCGACGGCCACCTGTGGGAGCTGGTCTACATGGACCCGAACGCCGAGATGCCGAAGCAGTAG